One window of the Devosia sp. 2618 genome contains the following:
- a CDS encoding DUF1059 domain-containing protein has translation MKRFDAGSLIPGATWHAEADNEAEVVRRAVANLRSMHGETEVRPEMIERIKERIVDTDPAAKPATKH, from the coding sequence ATGAAACGCTTTGATGCAGGGTCATTGATCCCAGGGGCGACCTGGCATGCCGAAGCCGACAACGAAGCCGAAGTGGTCCGTCGTGCCGTCGCAAACCTGCGCAGCATGCACGGTGAAACCGAAGTTCGCCCGGAAATGATCGAGCGGATCAAGGAACGTATCGTGGATACCGACCCCGCGGCCAAACCGGCCACCAAGCACTAG
- a CDS encoding AAA family ATPase: MGLTDIHIAGYRSIRSIHFPVRQLSVLVGANGVGKTNLYRALELVRAAATGEFAQEIAKEGGLASVMWAGERKAIDQPRLSLSVGLDDDGTYGVEAGLPHTYGLEAGYPTPVDAAFPEEAMVKAEHLTLKARRPVALLDRKGPSAWARNGDGARSLATDRLLSSETALTELRGYPEIDAVRETIAAWRFFHGFRTDADSKLRRPSLAVTSPMLEADGSNLAAVFATLRHIREDSVDLDAAIDDAFPGARLSVPMPERYASFTMRFPDMPKREFAANELSDGTLQFLALMGALLAYRLPPLIALNEPESSLHPELLPALARIIGKAAQRTQVWVVTHSSILAEALAQETGVLPRRVIRKDGGTWLEGLSQLGIFDDD; this comes from the coding sequence ATGGGACTGACCGATATTCACATTGCGGGCTATCGGTCGATCCGCTCCATCCACTTCCCGGTCCGCCAGCTCTCGGTGCTGGTGGGCGCCAATGGCGTAGGCAAGACCAATCTCTACCGCGCGCTCGAACTGGTGCGTGCTGCGGCGACCGGCGAGTTCGCGCAGGAAATCGCCAAGGAAGGCGGGCTCGCCTCGGTAATGTGGGCCGGCGAGCGCAAGGCTATCGACCAGCCGCGCCTGTCACTCAGCGTCGGCCTCGACGATGACGGCACCTATGGCGTCGAAGCCGGCCTGCCACACACTTATGGCCTGGAAGCCGGCTATCCGACGCCGGTCGATGCGGCCTTTCCCGAAGAAGCCATGGTCAAGGCCGAGCACTTGACGCTCAAGGCGCGTCGGCCGGTCGCTTTGCTGGATCGCAAGGGCCCTTCGGCCTGGGCCCGCAATGGGGACGGCGCCCGGTCGCTGGCCACCGACCGGCTGCTTTCAAGCGAAACGGCACTGACGGAACTGCGCGGCTATCCTGAAATCGACGCCGTGCGCGAGACTATTGCCGCATGGCGGTTCTTCCACGGTTTCCGCACCGACGCAGACTCAAAGCTGCGCCGCCCGTCTCTGGCCGTCACCTCACCAATGCTGGAAGCCGATGGCTCCAATCTGGCGGCCGTCTTCGCCACGCTGCGCCATATCCGTGAGGATTCGGTCGATCTCGATGCGGCAATCGACGATGCCTTTCCCGGCGCGCGGCTCAGCGTGCCGATGCCGGAGCGCTATGCCAGCTTCACCATGCGCTTTCCCGACATGCCCAAGCGCGAATTCGCGGCCAATGAGCTATCGGATGGCACGCTGCAATTTCTGGCCCTGATGGGTGCTCTGCTCGCCTACCGCCTGCCGCCGCTAATTGCGCTGAACGAGCCGGAATCGAGCCTTCATCCCGAATTGCTGCCCGCGCTGGCTCGCATCATCGGCAAAGCGGCGCAGCGCACGCAGGTTTGGGTGGTGACCCATTCGAGCATTCTGGCTGAGGCCTTGGCGCAGGAAACCGGCGTGCTGCCGCGCCGGGTCATTCGCAAGGATGGCGGCACCTGGCTCGAAGGCCTCAGCCAGCTGGGCATCTTCGACGACGACTAG
- a CDS encoding CCA tRNA nucleotidyltransferase — protein MIANLLTDAEWLKRPETQAIFAALDGAQRRTRAVGGVVRDTIMGRETAVADIDLATELLPDDVMVRAKAAGIAAYPTGIDHGTITLKLGETLAEVTTLRQDVETDGRHAVVAFGTDWVEDAQRRDFTLNALYCAADGTLYDPLGGVDDAHHGIVRFIGDAGQRISEDGLRVYRFFRLSTSHGDEHFDADGLAAAKAAVGKLEHLSRERVGGEMLRMLGLPKVARTLSTMSAIGLVPLSDPTLRALVTYEELGGQGAEARLALIAGDQLDAIQSDWRLSNDIITTARTIQRAAGLLADDKVGEAAYRFGETAVEGLAVAASTGGWGGARLGEVARGLAAVVVPPFPISGRDLADLGMKPGPALGQELGRLEMAWINSGFALGKVELLTLAKL, from the coding sequence TTGATCGCCAATCTGCTGACCGACGCCGAATGGCTGAAGCGACCCGAAACCCAGGCCATTTTCGCGGCGCTTGATGGCGCGCAGCGGCGCACGCGGGCCGTGGGTGGCGTGGTGCGCGACACCATCATGGGGCGCGAAACTGCGGTTGCCGATATTGATCTGGCCACCGAGCTTCTGCCCGACGATGTGATGGTGCGCGCCAAGGCAGCCGGCATCGCGGCCTATCCAACCGGCATCGATCACGGCACGATCACGCTCAAGCTGGGCGAGACGCTGGCCGAAGTGACCACGCTGCGGCAGGACGTCGAAACCGACGGACGGCACGCCGTCGTGGCGTTCGGCACCGATTGGGTCGAGGACGCACAGCGGCGCGATTTCACCCTCAATGCACTTTACTGCGCGGCCGATGGCACGCTCTACGATCCGCTGGGCGGCGTCGATGACGCACATCACGGCATTGTCCGCTTCATCGGTGATGCTGGCCAGCGCATCTCGGAAGACGGGCTGCGGGTCTATCGCTTCTTCCGGCTATCAACGAGCCATGGCGACGAACACTTTGACGCTGACGGACTGGCTGCAGCCAAGGCGGCCGTCGGCAAACTCGAACACCTTTCACGCGAGCGGGTTGGCGGCGAAATGCTGCGCATGCTCGGGCTGCCGAAGGTGGCGCGCACGCTGTCCACCATGTCGGCAATCGGCCTCGTGCCGCTGAGCGATCCAACGTTGCGAGCCCTGGTGACCTATGAGGAACTCGGCGGGCAGGGGGCCGAGGCGCGGCTGGCTTTGATTGCCGGCGATCAGCTCGATGCCATCCAGTCCGACTGGCGGCTATCGAACGACATTATCACCACAGCCCGCACTATCCAGCGCGCGGCGGGTCTGTTGGCGGACGACAAGGTGGGCGAGGCGGCCTATCGCTTTGGCGAGACTGCGGTCGAGGGGCTCGCTGTGGCCGCCTCCACTGGCGGATGGGGCGGGGCGCGGTTGGGGGAAGTGGCGCGTGGGCTTGCGGCGGTGGTCGTGCCGCCATTTCCGATCTCGGGACGTGATTTGGCCGATCTCGGCATGAAACCGGGACCGGCTTTGGGTCAGGAATTGGGTCGGCTCGAAATGGCTTGGATCAACAGCGGTTTTGCCCTGGGCAAGGTCGAACTGCTGACGCTGGCCAAGCTCTAG
- a CDS encoding CoA pyrophosphatase, translating to MSSDDTIIDRLAARLLTAPPPAPARHTLVPDWRPDHPIDRPPVLAAVLIALIRRPEGVTVLYTERSPDLRAHSGQVAFPGGKVDAEDADAGAAALREAYEEVGMVTRDANVIGYMPTYYTGTNYLITPVVATVEPSGPFVPNPGEVHSVFEVPLQRILASEAYGTFSIHRHGKEHRTWQIDHDGHRIWGITANLTRRFRDLALDEVSS from the coding sequence TTGTCGTCCGACGACACGATTATCGACCGCCTCGCCGCAAGGCTTTTGACAGCGCCACCGCCTGCTCCGGCGCGGCATACGCTGGTGCCTGACTGGCGGCCCGACCATCCCATTGATCGCCCGCCCGTGCTGGCCGCCGTGCTGATCGCCCTGATTCGGCGGCCTGAGGGCGTGACGGTGCTATATACCGAGCGCTCGCCGGACCTGCGGGCCCATTCCGGGCAGGTGGCTTTCCCCGGTGGCAAGGTAGATGCCGAGGATGCCGATGCGGGTGCTGCCGCGCTACGCGAGGCCTATGAGGAAGTGGGCATGGTAACGCGCGATGCCAATGTGATCGGCTATATGCCGACTTATTACACGGGCACCAATTACCTGATCACGCCGGTCGTCGCGACGGTCGAGCCGAGCGGGCCGTTCGTGCCTAATCCGGGCGAGGTGCATTCTGTGTTCGAGGTGCCGTTGCAGCGCATTCTTGCCAGCGAAGCCTATGGCACGTTCAGCATCCACCGGCATGGCAAAGAGCATCGCACCTGGCAGATCGATCATGATGGCCACCGGATTTGGGGCATTACAGCCAACCTGACCCGCCGCTTCCGCGATCTGGCGCTGGACGAGGTTTCGTCTTGA